From the genome of Solanum lycopersicum chromosome 7, SLM_r2.1:
ACACACGTATCTTCAAGCTTGAGATCATCATTATGCATACACGATTAttctgaaaaaagaaaattattatttcaaaaatcttTGGAATTTGTGTTGTATCTAGAGAGAGGGCTTTACCACAGAGTTGATGTCGGTAGTTGTTCTTGCTTAGCAGGATCATGTCGTCAATCAATGATATAATTTACGAATGAATATCTGTTACTCCCACTTGAATACTTAAACCGACAAAATGAATATATACACGATTattcagaaaaaagaaaattattatcccaaaaatctTTGAAATTCGTGTTGTATCCTAGAGAGAGGGCTTTACCACAGAGTTGATGTCGGTAGTTGTTCTTGCTTAGCGGGATCATGTCGCCAATCAATGatataatttatgaatgaaTATTTGTTACTCTCACTTTAATACTTAAACCAACAAgattaatatatttcatttcacTGGCAATTGAAAATAGATCTAAACGGATTGCGCAATAAAGAATTTGAGAACACAAAATCCCTAATTGAGATagcaaataatttcttttaaaaaatatataataaagggatactaaaaaaaataaaatcaaacggTTAAATCACCCAACTCATAATTGACGAATTCATAAGTCCAATCCATACCAACCGGACCCTCCAATAACTATATTGGAATTGACATTGTATCAATGAAATCtcatcattcatacatactatGAATTAATAAGgtatattcatatcataataaacaaaaagaatcaaTATTCTTATTAAGACTTTCGCTCCTAAAAAAAATCGATTTATAAATAGAATCaagtatataattttatgtatcaatagataatataataaaaatgataatatattatttaaccGCGTAAAAAATCTTTTAAGATTGATATAACAAcccatatatataatttataatattttattgccATTTTGACACTAAGATCCACCAATTatctttttcttaataaatattaaaataaaaatagaaaaagccGTTgtgctttatttattttttctccccACTTTCTCATCGTCTTCGTTTGTCTTAATAAATAAGTGTTTTAACGTTTCAACTCAAATTTCTGCTGAccaagtttttattttttagtcaatTTCTTTGTCCCATTTTCCATTTTTAGCTGTAAAAATGGTTGGTTGTTGATTTTTTCTGataatttttctgttttttttttgtgtcaaCTCCTtagtattttcttgaaatttgaagaaaaaagaaaaaaatcaatcttTTTGCATTTTGGTGTAGTAAAAATCTAATCTTGCTGGATACCCATCTATGTTCTTGGTTTGATTCTTGATTTTTGCACCCTTTTTAGTTTAATCAAGTTTAGTTTAAGTTGTATCAGCTATATTTTGCTAGATCTGCTTTAATGGGTATTTGTGCTAGTAAAGGTAAACCTAATAATGCTAATAATGGGCACCATGGATCAGGATCAGGAGGAGTTCCAATTCATAGAAATGAGATTCAGTATACCAAATCTCCAGGGCCTGAAGCTCAATTACATGTGAGACCTCCACCAAGCCCAAAACCAGCTGTGAGGTATGATACTATTCTTGGTAAGCCATATGAAGATGTTAAGTTGCACTATACTCTTGGTAAAGAATTGGGTAGGGGTCAATTTGGTGTTACATATCTTTGTACTGAAATTGCAACTGGTCAACAATATGCTTGTAAATCGATATCGAAAAAGAAGCTTGTTACTAAGGCTGATAAGGATGATATGAGGAGGGAGATTAAGATTATGCAGCATTTGAGTGGACAACCtaatattgttgaatttaaaGGTGCTTATGAGGATAAAGGTTCAGTGTATCTTGTGATGGAGTTGTGTGGAGGGGGAGAGCTATTCGATAGGATTATAGCAAAGGGGCATTACAGTGAAAGAGCTGCTGCAACAATGTGTAGGGCTATTGTCAATGTTGTGCACGTTTGCAATTTTATGGGCGTGTTGCATCGTGATCTCAAGCCTGAAAACTTTTTGTTGTCTGATAAGAGTGAAAATGCTGCTCTAAAGATTACTGATTTTGGGCTGTCGGTATTCATTCAAGAAGGTATATTTGGCTTTACATTGTCATTTTATGTTATGTACGTACTTTTGGACAGAGTTCTTTAATTGTTAATTCTATTGCATTGAAACACAATTATCAGTCAAATCACTAACATTTCCGTGTTTTACAGATTCGTGTCTTCTGGATCTTAGTGAACATGTCAAGGctaaaattttgatctttaaGTTCAGGGTTAGGATTAAGTATTTAGCTAAAACGTTATCTTTAGAAGTAATCACAGTCACATGTGGATTTCTATTTACACCTATGTTAGTCTTGTATATCTTATGTCCTCCATTCAAGTGTCATATTTGACATCCACGGGGAACATTTAAAGGGAACTTCTTAGTTGGATATAAATAATCGACAAGCATATATGAGTACTCAGCTTATCATCAGATAGTAAGCAGGTTGCTGATTATTgtgcttttctttttaatttacgAAATCGTTGCACTGCAAGATCGGATGAGAATATGCAGAGAAAACATTAGTTTTACTAGATTGAATTTGCAGCCGAATTTAATTCTATCCCATTCAGTTTGTAGAATGAAACTAGTAGTTTTTAGCCCGATAAGTTGATTGTTCACCTTTTTAAATCAGCATGTAGGTGTATTCTATTTGTGACACTAGGTCCGCGTCAGAATTTTATAGCCTGACGTAATCGGCATGCTATATTGTATGTACATTTATGAAACAGTAGTTGCATTTTGCACACTCACTGCATACAGATTTTGTGTATTAGTAAGCCAATTATTGACTACTTCAGTTGTGATGAATGCCTTCCCTTTTTACAAATATGTTGAAGTACCATGCCTTGGCAGTTCCTTTGTGATTTTCTTATATCTCTTTACTATTACTAACCTTGCCGAatttcttgatcttcttcttatCCTGACTACTACTAACATAGCTTGTATctgctaattttttttctgcTTTTATATATGGATATGAAATCCAATGCAGGTAAGTCGTACAAAGATATAGTTGGGAGTGCTTACTATGTTGCCCCTGAGGTTCTAAGGAGGTGTTATGGCAAGGAAATAGACATTTGGAGTGCAGGTGTTATGCTTTATATACTA
Proteins encoded in this window:
- the CDPK1 gene encoding calcium-dependent protein kinase CDPK1, which gives rise to MGICASKGKPNNANNGHHGSGSGGVPIHRNEIQYTKSPGPEAQLHVRPPPSPKPAVRYDTILGKPYEDVKLHYTLGKELGRGQFGVTYLCTEIATGQQYACKSISKKKLVTKADKDDMRREIKIMQHLSGQPNIVEFKGAYEDKGSVYLVMELCGGGELFDRIIAKGHYSERAAATMCRAIVNVVHVCNFMGVLHRDLKPENFLLSDKSENAALKITDFGLSVFIQEGKSYKDIVGSAYYVAPEVLRRCYGKEIDIWSAGVMLYILLSGVPPFWAETEKGIFDAILKGTIDFESKPWPSVSSSAKDLVQKMLTKDPKKRITAAQVLEHPWLKEGGVASDKPLEGAVLSRMKQFRAMNKLKKLALKVIAENLSAEEIHGLKAMFHNIDTDNSGTITYEELKSGLAKLGSKLTEAEVKQLMEAADVDGNGSIDYTEFITATMHKHRLERDENLYTAFQYFDKDSSGFITRDELEAAMEEHGIGDPSCIREIISEVDTDNDGRINYEEFCTMMRSGAKQPGKVF